A single region of the Streptomyces virginiae genome encodes:
- the aspS gene encoding aspartate--tRNA ligase produces the protein MHRYRSHTCGELRASDVAADVRLSGWLHNRRDLGGILFIDLRDHYGITQLVARPGTAANEALSSVTKETVVRIDGKVVSRGADNVNPELPTGEIEIEVSAVEVLGAAAPLPFTINTDDGVNEERRLEYRFLDLRRERMHRNIMLRSAVIASIRSKMVALGFNEMATPILTATSPEGARDFVVPSRLNPGKFYALPQAPQQFKQLLMISGFDRYFQIAPCFRDEDARADRSPGEFYQLDVEMSFVEQEDVFQPIERLMTELFTEFGNGREVTSPFPRIPFRESMLKYGNDKPDLRAKLELVDITDVFEGSEFKAFAGKHVRALAVPDTAAQPRKFFDGLGEYAISLGAKGLAWVRVGEDGGLTGPIAKFLTEENVKVLTERLGLVPGHAVFFGAGEFDEVSKIMSGVRVEAAKRAGHFEENVFRFCWIVDFPMYEKDEETGKIDFSHNPFSMPQGGMKDLEEKDPLDILAWQYDIVCNGIELSSGAIRNHEPEVMLKAFEIAGYEAETVEREFAGMLRAFRLGAPPHGGIAPGVDRIVMLLADEPNIRETIAFPLNGNAQDLMMGAPTVLEEARLRELNIALRKPVETKAAERPVSDAVTPDAGSPRG, from the coding sequence ATGCATCGGTACAGGTCCCACACCTGCGGCGAGCTCCGCGCCTCTGACGTCGCCGCCGACGTCCGACTGAGCGGCTGGCTGCACAACCGTCGAGACCTGGGCGGCATCCTCTTCATCGATCTGCGCGACCACTACGGCATCACGCAGCTGGTCGCCCGGCCCGGCACCGCGGCGAACGAGGCGCTGAGCAGCGTCACCAAGGAGACCGTCGTCCGGATCGACGGCAAGGTCGTCTCCCGTGGCGCCGACAACGTCAACCCGGAGCTGCCGACCGGCGAGATCGAGATCGAGGTCTCCGCGGTCGAGGTCCTCGGCGCGGCCGCCCCGCTGCCGTTCACGATCAACACCGACGACGGTGTGAACGAGGAGCGGCGCCTGGAGTACCGCTTCCTCGACCTGCGCCGCGAGCGCATGCACCGCAACATCATGCTGCGCTCGGCCGTCATCGCGTCGATCCGCTCGAAGATGGTGGCCCTCGGCTTCAACGAGATGGCGACGCCGATCCTCACCGCGACCTCTCCCGAGGGCGCCCGTGACTTCGTCGTGCCGTCCCGTCTGAACCCGGGCAAGTTCTACGCCCTGCCGCAGGCGCCGCAGCAGTTCAAGCAGCTGCTGATGATCTCCGGCTTCGACCGGTACTTCCAGATCGCGCCGTGCTTCCGCGACGAGGACGCCCGCGCCGACCGTTCGCCGGGCGAGTTCTACCAGCTCGACGTGGAGATGTCCTTCGTCGAGCAGGAGGACGTCTTCCAGCCGATCGAGCGCCTGATGACCGAGCTCTTCACCGAGTTCGGCAACGGCCGCGAGGTCACCTCGCCGTTCCCGCGGATCCCGTTCCGCGAGTCGATGCTGAAGTACGGCAACGACAAGCCCGACCTGCGCGCCAAGCTGGAGCTCGTCGACATCACCGACGTGTTCGAGGGCTCGGAGTTCAAGGCGTTCGCCGGCAAGCACGTGCGTGCCCTGGCCGTCCCGGACACCGCCGCGCAGCCGCGCAAGTTCTTCGACGGCCTCGGCGAGTACGCGATCTCGCTGGGCGCCAAGGGCCTCGCCTGGGTGCGCGTGGGCGAGGACGGCGGGCTCACCGGCCCGATCGCCAAGTTCCTCACCGAGGAGAACGTCAAGGTCCTCACCGAGCGTCTGGGTCTGGTCCCCGGCCACGCCGTGTTCTTCGGCGCGGGTGAGTTCGACGAGGTCTCCAAGATCATGTCCGGCGTCCGCGTCGAGGCGGCCAAGCGCGCGGGCCACTTCGAGGAGAACGTCTTCCGGTTCTGCTGGATCGTCGACTTCCCGATGTACGAGAAGGACGAGGAGACCGGCAAGATCGACTTCTCCCACAACCCCTTCTCCATGCCGCAGGGCGGGATGAAGGACCTGGAGGAGAAGGACCCGCTGGACATCCTGGCCTGGCAGTACGACATCGTCTGCAACGGCATCGAGCTGTCCTCCGGCGCCATCCGCAACCACGAGCCCGAGGTCATGCTGAAGGCCTTCGAGATCGCCGGTTACGAGGCCGAGACGGTCGAGCGCGAGTTCGCGGGCATGCTGCGCGCGTTCCGCCTGGGCGCCCCGCCGCACGGTGGCATCGCCCCGGGCGTGGACCGCATCGTGATGCTGCTGGCCGACGAGCCGAACATCCGCGAGACCATCGCCTTCCCGCTGAACGGCAACGCGCAGGACCTGATGATGGGCGCGCCGACGGTGCTGGAGGAGGCCCGTCTGCGTGAGCTGAACATCGCGCTGCGCAAGCCGGTCGAGACGAAGGCGGCGGAGCGGCCGGTCTCCGACGCGGTCACCCCGGACGCCGGGTCCCCGCGGGGCTGA
- a CDS encoding SseB family protein, whose protein sequence is MYGYDQNPGAQQQYAQQPPQGYAQQAPPLYPEPSPPSLADAVRAFTTGSLSAEDFQQIFATSKVYCPRGDTPGFLALHNTQHPVIPMFTTLKELRRYAGKESKYFVITGAEVIDLLPTGYGFVLDMEGDHRMVFDAKAVEQMVDFAMRRMYG, encoded by the coding sequence ATGTACGGCTACGACCAGAACCCGGGCGCGCAGCAGCAGTATGCGCAGCAGCCCCCGCAGGGCTACGCGCAGCAAGCGCCGCCGCTGTACCCGGAGCCGTCCCCGCCCTCCCTCGCCGACGCCGTGCGGGCCTTCACCACGGGGTCCCTCTCCGCCGAGGACTTCCAGCAGATCTTCGCCACCTCGAAGGTCTACTGCCCGCGCGGCGACACCCCCGGATTCCTGGCGCTGCACAACACGCAGCACCCGGTCATCCCCATGTTCACCACGCTCAAGGAACTGCGCCGGTACGCCGGCAAGGAGTCCAAGTACTTCGTGATCACCGGCGCCGAGGTGATCGACCTGCTGCCGACCGGATACGGCTTCGTCCTCGACATGGAGGGCGACCACCGGATGGTCTTCGACGCCAAGGCGGTCGAGCAGATGGTCGACTTCGCGATGCGCCGGATGTATGGCTAG
- a CDS encoding ATP-binding protein, whose amino-acid sequence MNDLTIRLLAAPEAARLLRHAVREHLGPDGHADAELCVTELLSNVITHLGAGTPVTLRVSGSGRATRTRVELTDPAPRARPVRREAAGDDESGRGLALLEAVALRWGVTQGYRTRTVWCEL is encoded by the coding sequence GTGAACGACCTCACGATCCGGCTGCTCGCAGCCCCCGAGGCGGCCCGCCTCCTGCGGCACGCCGTGCGCGAGCACCTCGGGCCGGACGGCCACGCGGACGCGGAGCTGTGCGTCACCGAGCTGCTGAGCAACGTGATCACCCACCTCGGCGCCGGCACCCCGGTCACCCTGCGCGTCAGCGGGAGCGGAAGGGCAACCCGTACACGGGTCGAGCTCACCGACCCCGCGCCGAGGGCCCGGCCCGTACGGCGGGAGGCCGCCGGGGACGACGAGTCCGGGCGCGGCCTCGCCCTGCTGGAGGCCGTGGCGCTGCGATGGGGAGTCACCCAGGGGTATCGGACCAGGACGGTCTGGTGCGAGCTTTGA
- a CDS encoding DUF397 domain-containing protein, whose product MASSRTDLDAARWRTSSYTNSDGGTCVEVADGVAGFVPVRDSKRPHGPAVIVAADAWGPFVRALKAGELPD is encoded by the coding sequence ATGGCAAGCAGCCGAACCGACTTGGACGCAGCGCGGTGGCGTACGAGCAGCTACACCAACAGCGATGGAGGCACCTGTGTCGAGGTGGCTGACGGCGTAGCAGGATTCGTGCCCGTCCGGGATTCCAAGAGGCCCCACGGCCCCGCCGTGATCGTCGCAGCCGACGCGTGGGGGCCGTTCGTGCGGGCGCTGAAGGCCGGAGAGCTACCCGACTGA
- a CDS encoding pirin family protein: MPAVTVENPLTLPRVAEPQAAVPRKVLAVVSAPGGFEGEGFPVRRAFAGINYQYLDPFIMMDQMGEVEYAPGEPKGTPWHPHRGFETVTYLIDGTFVHQDSNGGGGIINGGDTQWMTAGSGLLHIEAPPESLVVSGGLFHGLQLWVNLPASDKMMPPRYQDIGGGQVQLLTTPDGGSLLRVIAGELDGHQGPGITHTPITMIHATVSPGAQITLPWREDFNALAYVMAGRGSVGEDRRPVQTGQTAVFGEGGSLTVRADASQDSNAPDLEIVLLGGRPIREPMAHYGPFVMNSQHELQQAFDDFQAGRLGRIPTTARTGLGHRGTGAADQD, from the coding sequence ATGCCCGCAGTGACTGTTGAGAACCCGTTGACCCTTCCGCGCGTGGCCGAGCCGCAGGCCGCCGTCCCGCGCAAGGTGCTGGCCGTCGTCTCCGCTCCCGGTGGGTTCGAGGGTGAGGGATTCCCGGTGCGCCGCGCGTTCGCCGGGATCAACTACCAGTACCTCGACCCGTTCATCATGATGGACCAGATGGGCGAGGTGGAGTACGCGCCGGGCGAGCCGAAGGGAACCCCCTGGCACCCGCACCGCGGCTTCGAGACCGTCACGTACCTGATCGACGGAACCTTCGTCCACCAGGACAGCAACGGCGGCGGCGGGATCATCAACGGCGGTGACACCCAGTGGATGACCGCCGGTTCGGGCCTCCTGCACATCGAGGCCCCGCCGGAGTCCCTCGTCGTGTCCGGCGGGCTGTTCCACGGCCTCCAGCTGTGGGTGAACCTCCCGGCCTCCGACAAGATGATGCCCCCGCGCTACCAGGACATCGGCGGTGGCCAGGTCCAGCTGCTGACCACCCCGGACGGCGGCTCCCTGCTCCGCGTCATCGCCGGTGAGCTGGACGGTCACCAGGGCCCGGGCATCACCCACACCCCGATCACGATGATCCACGCGACCGTCTCGCCGGGCGCTCAGATCACCCTGCCGTGGCGCGAGGACTTCAACGCCCTGGCGTACGTCATGGCCGGGCGCGGGTCGGTCGGGGAGGACCGCAGGCCGGTACAGACCGGGCAGACGGCCGTCTTCGGCGAGGGCGGTTCGCTCACCGTGCGGGCGGACGCGTCGCAGGACTCCAACGCCCCGGACCTGGAGATCGTGCTCCTCGGCGGACGTCCCATCCGGGAGCCGATGGCGCACTACGGGCCGTTCGTGATGAACAGCCAGCACGAACTGCAGCAGGCCTTCGACGACTTCCAGGCGGGCCGGCTGGGCCGCATCCCCACCACCGCGCGCACCGGCCTCGGCCACCGCGGCACGGGCGCGGCGGACCAGGACTGA
- a CDS encoding AI-2E family transporter: MSDPLLPAPVRRLAAWCGVVLLVTAVLAVGVWLCTVFDDVVTPVLLAVLGTALLGPMHRRLVRMKMNRSLAAALTCLAVVAVVGGATYIVVLALIETGGQIVDALRRAGESVAEHFGAVGTSLEDIAANSKDLLTKFGGTAASGVVAGLSVVGSMIAMVLLALVLIFFFLRDSDRAVGTLRSIVPSRSGDLMEAMGRRAFEAVEGFMRGTTFVALVDAVLIGAGLLILDVPGALGLAALVFVTAYIPYLGAILSGAVAVLVAFADRGWVIGLWALGLVLLVQMIEGYVLQPVVQSRTVQMHPAVVMLAITAGASVAGILGMLLAVPLTAAVFGVISELRARYADDAAPGPVDPA; encoded by the coding sequence GTGTCCGATCCCCTCCTGCCCGCGCCCGTACGGCGGCTCGCCGCCTGGTGCGGCGTCGTCCTGCTCGTGACCGCGGTCCTCGCCGTCGGCGTATGGCTGTGCACCGTCTTCGACGACGTCGTGACGCCCGTACTGCTGGCCGTGCTCGGTACGGCCCTGCTCGGGCCGATGCACCGGCGCCTGGTCCGCATGAAGATGAACCGCTCGCTGGCCGCGGCCCTGACCTGCCTCGCCGTGGTCGCCGTCGTCGGCGGGGCCACGTACATCGTCGTCCTCGCGCTCATCGAGACCGGCGGCCAGATCGTCGACGCGCTGCGGCGGGCCGGTGAGAGCGTCGCCGAGCACTTCGGGGCGGTGGGCACCTCGTTGGAGGACATCGCCGCGAACTCCAAGGACCTGCTGACGAAGTTCGGCGGGACGGCCGCCTCGGGGGTGGTCGCGGGGCTCAGCGTGGTGGGCTCGATGATCGCGATGGTGCTGCTCGCGCTGGTGCTGATCTTCTTCTTCCTGCGCGACTCCGACCGGGCCGTGGGAACGCTGCGTTCGATCGTCCCGAGCCGCTCGGGCGACCTGATGGAGGCCATGGGGCGGCGCGCCTTCGAGGCCGTCGAGGGATTCATGCGCGGGACCACGTTCGTGGCCCTGGTGGACGCCGTGCTGATCGGCGCGGGTCTGCTGATCCTCGATGTGCCGGGCGCGCTGGGGCTGGCCGCCCTGGTCTTCGTGACGGCCTACATCCCGTACCTCGGGGCGATCCTGTCGGGCGCCGTGGCCGTTCTCGTGGCCTTCGCCGACCGGGGCTGGGTCATCGGCCTGTGGGCGCTGGGCCTGGTGCTGCTGGTCCAGATGATCGAGGGCTACGTACTGCAGCCGGTGGTGCAGAGCCGCACGGTGCAGATGCACCCGGCGGTGGTGATGCTGGCCATCACCGCGGGCGCGAGTGTCGCCGGGATCCTGGGGATGCTGCTGGCGGTGCCGTTGACCGCCGCCGTCTTCGGGGTGATCTCGGAACTGCGGGCCCGGTACGCCGACGATGCGGCGCCCGGGCCCGTGGATCCCGCGTAG
- a CDS encoding ArsR/SmtB family transcription factor, producing MHFTAEDLLNITFASEPLPLVELGMAIVAWQRSDRPAVFGRWRGRVGRELPGRARPLLDLLRPDGDNPQFVEPYARTLEEGLAVVRDAGPLLTPDELHRVAARAPGSPSWVHALWAQDREAWDQLGGALRSAHEAVVAPHWSRIRQSFQADVAWRTRLLAAHGIKACLAGTHPLAAWSGTVLEVEGPPHYEVHLGGRGLLLMPSPFWTGRPLLAEGPDGPDGRCVLLYPALTPLPLVGPGPAQGALDALLGRTRAAVLQSLIEQRTTSELARDLDISLPSASEHTRTLRAAGLITSERDGKAVLHSVTGLGVDLLHSGG from the coding sequence GTGCATTTCACGGCGGAGGACCTGCTCAACATCACCTTCGCGAGCGAGCCGCTGCCGCTGGTGGAACTGGGCATGGCGATCGTCGCCTGGCAGCGCAGCGACCGACCGGCGGTTTTCGGCCGCTGGCGCGGCCGTGTGGGCCGGGAGCTGCCCGGCCGCGCCCGCCCGCTCCTGGACCTCCTGCGCCCCGACGGCGACAACCCGCAGTTCGTCGAGCCGTACGCGCGCACCCTGGAGGAAGGGCTGGCCGTCGTACGGGACGCCGGCCCGCTCCTGACCCCCGACGAGCTGCACCGCGTCGCCGCCCGGGCCCCCGGCTCCCCGTCCTGGGTGCACGCCCTGTGGGCCCAGGACCGTGAGGCGTGGGACCAGCTCGGTGGCGCGCTCCGATCCGCTCACGAGGCGGTCGTCGCCCCGCACTGGTCGCGGATCCGGCAGTCCTTCCAGGCGGACGTCGCCTGGCGCACCCGGCTGCTGGCCGCGCACGGCATCAAGGCCTGCCTGGCCGGCACGCATCCGCTGGCCGCCTGGTCGGGCACCGTGCTGGAGGTGGAGGGGCCGCCGCACTACGAGGTCCACCTCGGCGGCCGCGGGCTGCTGCTGATGCCCTCGCCGTTCTGGACGGGCCGGCCACTGCTCGCCGAGGGGCCGGACGGCCCGGACGGCAGGTGCGTGCTGCTCTACCCGGCGCTGACGCCGCTCCCGCTGGTCGGCCCGGGCCCGGCGCAGGGGGCGCTGGACGCCCTGCTGGGCCGGACCCGGGCGGCCGTGCTCCAGTCGCTGATCGAGCAGCGCACGACCAGTGAGCTGGCCCGGGATCTCGACATCAGCCTGCCCTCGGCCTCCGAACACACCCGCACCCTGCGGGCGGCCGGTCTGATCACCAGCGAACGCGACGGCAAGGCGGTCCTGCACTCGGTGACGGGCCTGGGTGTGGACCTGCTCCACAGCGGCGGCTGA
- a CDS encoding ATP-binding SpoIIE family protein phosphatase, with protein sequence MRTEDVLAAIATGLWRWDNASGTVTLDGEAARLLGLPAEPVVLPEVAVRSRFHPVDWNEINGIVNLAVAEGTLAEARLRIMDVDGRVLRTVRSRSKPVENRAPGGSPRTKSGGGTTDYELIGTIQEIAEPQPGTTAAHTPITGDWRRSREAFLLDAGRALAEARSTAEVLRVAASLSMPGFSPDGLAVFGVAGDRLSIIGHHGHDPGDEGPFSDMPLETAYPAAEVVRTGRAIYLPTPEDYKRRFPAAWPLARRFDRVSWAFLPLIVAGRTMGAWMAAFKHPASFSPDERSVLTTVARMLAQALQRAVVAESERELTTGLQRSMMPQLGPEIPGMRIAARYVPTGGGLQVGGDWYDMIPLPSGRFALVIGDVQGHDVRAAGLMGQLRIAVRAYASEGHRPDAVLSRASRFLAGLCSSPESDPYADDGGRGSDADSYFLSPRFATCLYVECDPRTGMLEVARAGHPDPAIRMADGTVLMRPTAGGLPLGIDPESDYPTTRFTLEPGETMMLCTDGLIETGGHDLDTGWARLRAVLESDAHENAYEPAYDAQVPGAGADTVGPLAPPHLERLADLLVQAVHGPSSHHTTGPLADRREDDIAVVLLCRESAERPPGAAPAHPARPVRRTVLTVAQVEPERIAGVRQQIRELLHDWADPDQVDSAVLMVSEMVTNVLTHTDGDALLVAEAIGELGARRLRVEVADGSDELPHKRQPGEMSSSGRGVLLMEMLADAWGVDPRGEGKSIWFELHEQSKTDADPKF encoded by the coding sequence GTGCGCACCGAGGACGTTCTGGCCGCCATCGCGACCGGCCTGTGGCGATGGGACAACGCCTCCGGGACGGTCACTCTCGACGGCGAGGCCGCCCGGCTGCTCGGGCTGCCCGCCGAACCGGTGGTGCTGCCGGAGGTGGCCGTACGGTCCCGCTTCCACCCGGTGGACTGGAACGAGATCAACGGGATCGTGAACCTGGCCGTCGCCGAGGGCACCCTCGCCGAGGCCCGGCTGCGGATCATGGACGTGGACGGCCGGGTGCTGCGGACCGTACGCAGCCGCTCCAAACCGGTGGAGAACCGGGCGCCAGGGGGGTCCCCCCGGACGAAGTCTGGGGGAGGGACCACGGACTACGAGCTGATCGGCACCATCCAGGAGATCGCCGAGCCGCAGCCCGGCACCACGGCCGCCCACACGCCCATCACGGGCGACTGGCGGCGCTCCCGCGAGGCCTTCCTGCTGGACGCGGGGCGGGCGCTGGCGGAGGCACGGTCCACGGCCGAGGTGCTGCGGGTCGCCGCCTCGCTGTCCATGCCCGGTTTCAGCCCGGACGGGCTGGCCGTCTTCGGCGTGGCCGGGGACCGGCTGTCGATCATCGGGCACCACGGGCACGATCCGGGGGACGAGGGCCCGTTCTCCGACATGCCGCTGGAGACGGCGTACCCGGCCGCGGAGGTCGTCCGGACCGGCCGGGCGATCTATCTGCCCACTCCCGAGGACTACAAGCGGCGCTTCCCGGCGGCCTGGCCGCTCGCCCGGCGCTTCGACCGGGTCTCCTGGGCCTTCCTGCCGCTGATCGTGGCCGGGCGGACCATGGGCGCCTGGATGGCCGCGTTCAAGCACCCGGCGTCCTTCTCGCCCGACGAGCGGTCCGTCCTGACGACGGTGGCCCGGATGCTGGCGCAGGCGCTCCAGCGCGCCGTGGTGGCCGAATCCGAGCGGGAGCTCACCACCGGCCTGCAGCGGTCGATGATGCCGCAGCTCGGCCCGGAGATCCCCGGCATGCGGATCGCGGCCCGCTACGTCCCGACGGGCGGCGGGCTCCAGGTGGGCGGCGACTGGTACGACATGATCCCGCTGCCGTCGGGCAGGTTCGCGCTGGTCATCGGCGACGTGCAGGGCCACGACGTCCGGGCGGCCGGGCTGATGGGTCAGCTGCGGATCGCCGTACGGGCGTACGCCTCCGAGGGCCACCGGCCGGACGCGGTGCTCTCGCGCGCCTCCCGCTTCCTGGCCGGGCTGTGCTCCTCGCCGGAGTCCGACCCGTACGCGGACGACGGCGGCCGGGGCTCCGACGCCGACTCCTACTTCCTGAGCCCGCGGTTCGCGACCTGCCTGTACGTGGAGTGCGATCCGAGGACCGGCATGCTGGAGGTCGCCCGGGCCGGCCACCCCGATCCCGCGATCCGGATGGCCGACGGCACCGTCCTGATGCGCCCCACCGCGGGCGGGCTGCCGCTGGGCATCGATCCCGAGTCCGACTACCCCACCACCCGGTTCACCCTGGAACCCGGCGAGACGATGATGCTCTGCACCGACGGGCTCATCGAGACCGGCGGGCACGACCTGGACACCGGCTGGGCGCGGCTGCGGGCGGTCCTGGAGTCCGACGCGCACGAGAACGCCTACGAGCCCGCCTACGACGCGCAGGTCCCGGGAGCGGGCGCCGACACGGTCGGGCCGCTCGCGCCGCCGCACCTCGAACGGCTGGCCGACCTGCTGGTCCAGGCCGTGCACGGGCCGTCCTCGCACCACACCACCGGCCCGCTCGCCGACCGCCGCGAGGACGACATAGCGGTGGTGCTGCTGTGCCGCGAGAGCGCGGAGCGCCCCCCGGGCGCGGCGCCGGCGCACCCGGCCCGGCCCGTGCGCCGCACCGTGCTGACCGTGGCGCAGGTGGAGCCCGAACGGATCGCGGGCGTACGACAGCAGATCCGCGAGCTGCTGCACGACTGGGCCGACCCCGACCAGGTGGACTCGGCGGTGCTGATGGTCTCCGAGATGGTGACGAACGTGCTGACGCACACCGACGGCGACGCCCTGCTGGTCGCGGAGGCGATCGGCGAGCTGGGCGCGCGCCGGCTGCGCGTCGAGGTCGCGGACGGCAGCGACGAACTCCCGCACAAGCGGCAGCCGGGGGAGATGTCCTCCAGTGGCCGCGGGGTGCTGCTGATGGAGATGCTGGCCGACGCGTGGGGCGTGGACCCTCGGGGCGAGGGCAAGTCGATCTGGTTCGAGCTGCACGAGCAGTCCAAGACGGACGCCGACCCGAAGTTCTGA